One Oryza sativa Japonica Group chromosome 8, ASM3414082v1 DNA window includes the following coding sequences:
- the LOC4345426 gene encoding salt tolerance receptor-like cytoplasmic kinase 1 encodes MRESVEEAVHHAVVAVAAAAVVALAVALFLLWRNKRVARAGGGAGGGGGGGDGDGGAIAVAVAPLPVVPLADVERATDGFHPSRVIGQGRHFTVYAAAPGLAAKRMRPHLVLGEPGGRRFPAALRSLAVPPHPNLAGIVGLSEGPGERVLIVERASAGSVGLDALLYHGGTDAPLLPWPERAAVAAGAARGLVHLHAHGVAHGRVRPRNVLVDAAAAARGPCGVRVSDYGLSTFLHSDDGDGDDHGRLDARAENDVYMFGAVLLHLLTGRQWDGGRLAHWALPLIRAGPPALAEVLDERAGKPADKAESRLLARTARVALACVANDGRSRPRMAEVSAILDDVEAAYRRRGRSPEHDVDGGEERFSGCLLAPSRSAHRSETLLRLPV; translated from the coding sequence ATGCGCGAGTCCGTCGAGGAAGCCGTccaccacgccgtcgtcgctgtcgccgccgcggcggtcgtGGCGCTGGCCGTCGCGCTGTTCCTGCTCTGGCGCAACAAGCGCGTGGCGAGAgcgggcggtggcgccggcggtggtggtggtggtggtgatggcgacGGTGGTGCGATTGCGGTTGCGGtggcgccgttgccggtggTCCCGCTGGCCGACGTGGAGCGCGCCACCGACGGGTTCCACCCGAGCAGGGTGATCGGGCAGGGGAGGCACTTCACCGTgtacgcggcggcgccggggctcGCCGCCAAGCGCATGCGGCCGCACCTCGTGCTCGGGGAGCCCGGCGGGCGGCGGTTCCCCGCCGCGCTCCGGTCGCTCGCCGTGCCGCCGCACCCCAACCTCGCCGGCATCGTCGGCCTCTCCGAGGGCCCCGGCGAGCGCGTCCTCATCGTGGAGCGGGCGTCCGCCGGGTCGGTCGGCCTCGACGCCCTCCTCTACCACGGCGGCACCGacgcgccgctgctgccgtgGCCGGAGCGCGCCGCGGTcgccgcgggcgcggcgcgggggctGGTGCACCTGCACGCGCACGGCGTGGCGCACGGCCGCGTCAGGCCACGCAACGTGCTcgtcgacgcggccgccgcggcgcgtggCCCCTGCGGCGTCAGGGTCAGCGACTACGGGCTGTCCACCTTCCTCcacagcgacgacggcgacggcgacgaccacggCCGCCTGGACGCCCGCGCGGAGAACGACGTCTACATGTTCGGCGCGgtgctcctccacctcctcaccGGCCGGCAATGGGACGGCGGCCGGCTGGCGCACTGGGCGCTCCCGCTGATACGCGCCGGCCCGCCGGCGCTGGCGGAGGTGCTCGACGAGCGCGCCGGCAAGCCGGCGGACAAGGCCGAGTCCCGCCTGCTCGCGCGGACGGCCAGGGTGGCGCTGGCGTGCGTGGCGAACGACGGGCGCAGCCGGCCGCGGATGGCGGAGGTGTCCGCCATCCTCGACGACGTGGAGGCGGCGTACCGGCGCCGCGGCAGGTCGCCGGAACAcgacgtggacggcggcgaggagcggttCAGTGGGTGCCTTCTCGCGCCGAGCCGGAGCGCGCACAGATCGGAGACGCTGCTCCGGCTTCCCGTGTGA
- the LOC4345425 gene encoding patatin-like protein 2 has protein sequence MLPHYNYNRDQPPPSTQSISSSLKQPAMAPVQVPAELIGSSNGGGSAGGSLTVDPALGRRQATAAAAALPTPRSPPPAFGSIVAVLSIDGGGVRGIIPGTILAFLEEKLQELDGPAARVADYFDVIAGTSTGGLVTAMLAAPGADGRPLFAAKDIVDFYLRHSPKIFPPVIKGPLGLLKSMMGPKYDGRYLRSIVQELLGDTRISQAITNVVIPTFDIKLLQPTIFSRFDAQKDASKNALLSDVCISTSAAPTYLPGHRFETKDKAGQPRVFNLIDGGVAANNPTLVAMTHVSKQILLGNQDFFPIKPADYGKFMVLSLSTGSAKVEGRSFDADESGRWGLLGWLRNDGGSAPPLIDSFAQSSSDLVDIHASVLFQALRCDRHYLRIQDDDLTGDAASVDVATPENLRALAGAGAALLRRQACRVDVETGRNVADAGRGTNEEELARFARMLSMERRARLGKQESTPRV, from the exons ATGCTCCCACACTATAATTACAACCGCGACCAACCTCCCCCTTCAACTCAGTCGATCTCTAGCTCGCTCAAGCAGCCAGCCATGGCGCCAGTGCAAGTCCCAGCTGAGCTCATCGGCAGCAGCAACGGCGGAGGAAGCGCGGGGGGGTCACTGACCGTGGACCCGGCGCTCGGCCGGCGGCaggcgactgcggcggcggcagcgctgccgacgccgaggtcgccgccgccggcgttcgGGAGCATCGTGGCGGTGCTGagcatcgacggcggcggcgtgcgcgggATCATCCCGGGGACCATCCTGGCGTTCCTGGAGGAGAAGCTGCAGGAGCTGGacgggccggcggcgagggtggcggacTACTTCGACGTCATCGCCGGGACGAGCACGGGCGGGCTGGTGACGGCCATgctcgcggcgcccggcgccGACGGCCGGCCGCTCTTCGCCGCCAAGGACATCGTCGACTTCTACCTCCGGCATAGCCCCAAGATATTCCCTCCTGTCAT CAAAGGACCCCTGGGTTTGCTGAAGAGCATGATGGGTCCCAAGTACGACGGGCGATACCTCCGGTCCATTGTGCAGGAGCTGCTCGGTGACACCAGGATTAGCCAGGCCATCACCAACGTCGTCATCCCCACATTTGACATCAAGCTCCTCCAGCCCACCATCTTCTCTAGATTTGAT GCACAGAAGGATGCATCCAAGAATGCTCTCTTGTCCGACGTGTGCATCAGCACGTCAGCGGCGCCGACCTACCTCCCCGGTCACCGTTTCGAGACCAAGGACAAGGCCGGTCAGCCCCGGGTCTTCAATCTCATCGATGGAGGTGTTGCTGCCAACAATCCG ACGTTGGTGGCGATGACCCACGTGAGCAAGCAGATCCTGCTGGGGAACCAGGACTTCTTCCCGATCAAACCGGCCGACTACGGCAAGTTCATGGTGCTCTCCCTCAGCACCGGCTCGGCCAAGGTGGAGGGGAGGTCATTCGACGCCGACGAGTCTGGCCGGTGGGGCCTCCTCGGCTGGCTCCGCAacgacggcggctcggcgccgccgctgatCGACAGCTTCGCGCAGTCCAGCTCCGACCTCGTCGACATCCACGCCTCCGTGCTCTTCCAGGCGCTCCGCTGCGACCGCCACTACCTCCGCATCCAGGACGACGACCTCACCGGCGACGCCGCTTCCGTCGACGTGGCCACGCCGGAGAACCtccgcgcgctcgccggcgccggggccgcGCTGCTGCGGAGGCAGGCGTGCAGGGTGGACGTGGAGACCGGCAGGAACGTGGCCGACGCCGGCAGGGGCACCAACGAGGAGGAGCTGGCGCGCTTCGCCCGGATGCTGTCGATGGAGCGCCGGGCGAGGCTCGGCAAGCAGGAGTCCACCCCTCGTGTATAA
- the LOC107275387 gene encoding two-component response regulator ORR8: protein MSSPHVLVVDDTHVDRHVVSMALMRHNVRVTAVESVMQALMFLDSEHDVDMIVSDYCMPDMTGYNLLMEVKKSPKLAHLPVVIASSDNIPERIRKCLDGGAKDYILKPVKIVDVPRIMKYI, encoded by the exons ATGTCGTCCCCCCATGTGCTTGTTGTGGATGATACCCATGTTGATCGCCATGTTGTTTCCATGGCCTTAATGCGCCATAATGTCCGAG TGACTGCAGTAGAAAGTGTCATGCAAGCATTGATGTTTTTGGACTCG GAACATGATGTGGACATGATTGTTAGTGACTACTGTATGCCAGACATGACCGGCTATAACCTACTCATGGAAGTGAAG AAATCACCTAAACTGGCACATCTCCCGGTTGTAATTGCTTCCTCTGATAACATCCCAGAAAGGATCAGAAA GTGCTTGGATGGAGGAGCAAAGGATTATATTCTGAAGCCAGTCAAGATTGTTGATGTGCCTCGTATTATGAAATACATATGA
- the LOC9272662 gene encoding putative F-box/LRR-repeat protein At5g38386, which translates to MDELGIIEEGVDWRTRLGQDIRDRVKRDILFSLQMKLQTTTSTTLIDLQKVAARIEERIYKIAIDFGDYLRRISLIKGDLDDSYPLMLNNFLHIHQQASTSSFFLLHQKNKQGQIIQAEGNVQGTSSSSHKEPSHPHGKDRISELPNDLIHHIMSFLSMKEAVRTSVLSHWWVNKWTCLQSIKLDINWFRLDREKFRSSIDKLLLSRDHLDASMDTFQLDSFAVDRAGSWINHAIKHNAKVVKFSEYPSWEPFYLDPELVEFSSRYLKTLELTNAALNEMVFDRLNNACPVLENLVLKECLMEVQHISSSSLQNLDLIGCSLLYNVSICTPSLVSLCIKGQQTGSFSFTNSYLTFTTITLVDASDVTSIELTATDRQFTFMEQQGSRPMFRNLRTLRLGEWCMADNFLPLRQYVNHSPVLRKVFLKLSLVDWWSELTTNQLMALVEISSGGSVSIDFY; encoded by the exons ATGGACGAGTTAGGGATCATCGAGGAAGGTGTCGATTGGAGGACCCGCCTTGGCCAGGATATTCGCGATAGGGTAAAACGTGATAT ATTGTTCAGCCTGCAGATGAAATTGCAAACAACTACTTCTACAACATTGATTGATCTTCAAAAAGTTGCTGCTAGAATAGAGGAGAGAATCTACAAAATAGCTATTGACTTT GGTGATTATCTACGGAGGATTAGTCTGATAAAAGGCGATTTGGATGATTCATATCCTCTGATGTTGAACAATTTTCTGCATATTCATCAGCAAGCTTCAACCTCTTCATTTTTCTTGCTCCATCAGAAGAATAAGCAGGGCCAAATTATCCAGGCAGAAGGAAATGTTCAGGGGACATCATCTAGCA GCCACAAGGAACCCTCCCATCCCCATGGAAAAGATAGGATCAGCGAACTCCCAAATGATCTGATCCACCACATAATGTCCTTCTTGtcgatgaaggaggcggtgcgCACGAGTGTCCTGTCCCACTGGTGGGTCAACAAGTGGACTTGCTTGCAGTCAATAAAGCTTGATATAAATTGGTTTCGCCTAGATAGGGAAAAATTCCGTAGTTCTATTGACAAACTATTGCTAAGCCGCGACCATCTTGATGCTTCTATGGATACATTCCAGCTAGATTCTTTTGCAGTGGACCGGGCCGGTTCTTGGATCAACCATGCTATCAAGCACAACGCTAAAGTAGTTAAATTTTCTGAGTATCCAAGTTGGGAACCTTTTTACTTGGATCCAGAACTTGTGGAGTTCAGTTCTCGGTATCTAAAAACATTGGAGCTGACTAATGCAGCTCTAAATGAGATGGTATTTGATCGTCTCAATAACGCATGCCCGGTTTTGGAAAATCTGGTACTAAAAGAGTGTTTAATGGAGGTGCAACACATTTCTTCAAGTTCACTACAAAATTTGGATTTGATCGGTTGCTCTCTTCTCTATAATGTAAGCATCTGTACTCCGAGTTTGGTCTCGTTGTGCATCAAGGGTCAACAAACGGGCAGTTTTTCATTTACAAACTCTTACCTGACATTCACAACAATCACTCTCGTTGATGCTTCAGATGTCACAAGCATAGAGTTGACAGCTACTGATAGACAG TTTACATTCATGGAACAACAAGGAAGTAGGCCGATGTTTAGGAATCTCAGAACCTTGCGCTTGGGTGAATGGTGCATGGCCGATAATTTCTTGCCTCTACGCCAATATGTCAACCACTCACCTGTTCTGAGGAAGGTGTTTCTGAAGCTCAGTCTG GTGGATTGGTGGTCCGAACTCACGACCAATCAGTTGATGGCATTAGTCGAAATTAGCAGTGGAGGTTCCGTCAGTATTGACTTCTACTAG